The window GTTGTGACGCCGGCACCAATCCATTATCCGGTAATTATTTTAACATCCATATACAACTATCTTCCAGCTTTACATTTTGGTTTTGGGCAACCACCCTAACGGTGTTGCTACCATTTTTTAATAAGATGTTATCCCATATCACCCTATGTAACGAATCGGCGCTCTTTCTTCCGAATGACACTCCGTTCAGAAATAGTTCGGCATCCGGAAAATTGGTATACACTTTTATAGCAGTTGCCGTTACCGTCCTGTCTGTAAACCTGCGTTCTGTTATATACACCATTGGCTCTGTGTTCCAATTGGCTTTATAGAAGTAAAAAGCGTCCTTTACAATTTTCCGGTCATAGGTAACTAAACCTTTGTCATTGATCCCATTATCATCACCTTCGTCTCTGATAGCAGAACCGAAATCTGCCAGCACCCATATAAATTTACCCCATATATATTTCCTGGTGTTTAACTGCTCCCAATTCTTTTCATGGAATAAAGTTTGCCATTCTTCCGGGTGAAACTTACCTCCGGCACTTGGTCGCACTAACGGATAAGCGTGTTTGTAAGGACTTGCACCGGCCCCATACTCGCTAACGGCGATTGGTTTTAACGGATATTTGCGATGCATTTTATCTGCCCATTTGCCCAGATCATCAGGGACACCACCATACCAGCCATAGTATTTGTTCCAGGCAATCAGATCAGTTACCTCATTAAACGAATCATTATCCAAAAAGGAGGCACAGGTTGTCAGGCGGGTTGGATCTTCTTTTTTTGCAACTTTTTTTAATGCTGTTAAAAACGGAATTGGATCATCATAATCTAATTTCAACTCGTTAAACAAGCCCCAAAAACAGATTGACGGGTGGTTATAATTTTGTCTTATAAGCTCAACAAGTACGTCTTTAGCATGTTGTTGCAATAAAGGGTTGGCTATATACCCCGGCCCGGTATAACCCCCAGGGCCAACCAACGGGATCTCTGTCCATACGATGAGCCCGTTACGATCACACAGCTCATAAAAGTATTTTCCCTGGGGGTAATGGGTTAAACGTAAGGCTGTAGCACCAATTTTTTTTATTAAATTGATATCCGTGTCTTCATCAGCAGCAGTTAATGCCGAACCTTTACCTTCAACATCTTCATGACGCCCCAGCCCATGTAAATCCAGATACTTCCCATTTAGAAAGAAGCCATTTTGTGCATCTACGGAAAAATATCGAAATCCTATTTCTTCGTTCACGCTGTCCGATACTCTATTTCCGTCTAACAGCTCTACCCGGGCATGGTATAGGTAGGGATCTTCTTTACCGTTCCATAAATGGGGCTTATCTATTAAAAGCTGCTGATAGGCTACCGAGTCATTGGTTATATCAGTAGTTTTTGTTAATACTTTGGCACCAGCGTTTGTAAACAGGGTTGTCCTAAGCTTTAACCCTTGATGATGCCCTTTTAATGAAAGTTTAACCTGGGCTTCAACCGCCGCACTTTGTTTGGAGACTCTCTTTTGAACAAAGTATACCCCTGAAGAAGCATGATCCAGCGGACTGATGCAGTTCTTTTCTTTTATCAAAAGAGCAACGGGCCGATGAATGCCACCATAAACGTTAAAATCTCCGGATAAGGGCAATACATCCATGCGGTAGGCATTACTTACCTGTACAGTAATGGTATTTTCCTGATTAAATACTAATTGATCTGTAATTTCAAAACAGAACCGGGTGTAGCCGCCCTTGTGCTCTCCTGTAAATTTTTGATTTATAAAAACATCGGCAACTGAATTTGCACCTTCGAAATAAAGAAAAACCCGCTTGTTTGCCCATTCGGGTTTTAAAAAAAGCTTTTTGATATATGTTCCTGATTGCCGCGTATAATTCATTTTACCTGCCTTAGCTTCATTGGCATTCCAGGTATGGGGTAAAGTTACCTTAGATAAATTGGGCTTGGGGCGAACGTCGTAAGTGAAATAAAAACTCCAGTTATCATTCAACGGGATACTTCCATCAGGATTTCTATCCTGGGCATATACCCTTATCCTGGCTATCATTAGCGCCGAGATAAGGATATAAATAAACAGAAGTTTCTTTCCCATATTTATATTATTCAATTGCTTTGGTCTGATTTTTTCTCTGGCAGCAGAACACTGAATAAGTACCCTGTGGCTACGCATAATAATATTGCTAAAACCGGATATAAGAAGAAGTTCATAACATTAGCTGCCTGTATAAAATAGAGTGCTGCAGAACTAACGATAAAACCTATTAATATTCCGTTACCATTGATCTTGGGAAAAAATATACCGGCTACAAACATCCCTGCCAGGCAACCGCCAAACAAACCGATAATTTTTAAATACTGGTCGAAAATGGAGGCATCCTGACGGGTGACCAGGTAAATAGCGATCATACAGCCTAATACGCCTAATACCAAAGTAGCCTTTCTGGCAAAGGCAAAGCATTCCTTATCCGTGCTGTTTGATTTATATGGTTTATAAAAATCTGTAGTGATCACCGTCGCGATAGAGTTCATGCTCGAACCGATGGTTGACATGGTTGCTGCAAACAATCCCGCGATTACTAGCCCGGATAAACCCGCAGGAAGTTGATGAGAAATAAACCATGGGAATACATCATCGGTTCGCCCGTGAGGGTTTAGCATAGTTGGATTGTGACGATAATAAACCCAAAGCGCTGTACCCACGCTAAAAAAGATCAATGATGCCGGAATAACTAATATAGCATTGGTATAAATTGATCGCCTGGCTTCCTTTTCGGTAGCGGTTGTTAAATATCGTTGGACAACAACCTGATCGGAGGAATAAGTAACCAACTGAGTAAGAAACCCGCCAATAAAAACAACCCATAAAACCGGCTCCATATGGTTCCAGCTTAGTATTCCTACTCTCAATTTGTTATGGGTTGCCGCTTCTTTTATAATTTGCGTCATCCCGCCATCTACGGAATGTGCTATAAAAACCAGGGTTAATAAGGCCCCGCCAAGTAGTACGCCCACCTGCATTACTTCCGTCCAGATAACTGCTTCTATGCCCCCCGATATACTATAGGCTGTGGTAATTATGCTTGTACCAATGATGCATAACCATATATCTACACCGGTAACGGTACTTAGTACTAACGCGGGTAAATAAATAACGATGCCCAAGCGGCTGATCTGGAAGATGACGAAATTTAAACTTCCTAAAAATTTAACCTTTGCATTAAATCTAATTCCAAGATATTCATATACGCTGGTTATTTTTAATTTTCTGAAGTAAGGCAGATAAAAGTAAATAATAACCGGAGCAACCGCTACGATCATTAAGTTGCTTAACAGATAAATCCAATCGGTAGCATAGGCCTTAGCGGGTATGGCTATAAATGTTAAAGCGCTTAGCTTTGAACCGAAAATACTTAAGCCTGCCGCCCACCAGGGAA of the Mucilaginibacter boryungensis genome contains:
- a CDS encoding sodium:solute symporter family transporter; this encodes MKRYFLKLLIGLIAVIFNTNVLGQSFLKWDKLPPIPDPVGFAGSFAGVSNGVLVVAGGSNFPNGGKPWTGASKVYTDKVFVLDKPNGKWKEAGKLPRPLGYGVSITWNGNLICLGGSNSKDNYADAFILKYINGQIQLDKLPPLPGAIANSAGVVIGNVVYMAGGIKDPGSTATERIFWSLDLSSKANTWKVLPSWSGPSRMLSVAGTQEGNFYLFSGVELIDGKRKYLSDAYCYSAIHGWKKIASVPESVAAAPSPANSSGQTHLLIFGGDNGLLAPKMGALKDAHPGFSTKIWDYNIVTDTWSVLGKIPSFPKENNHINLWAPVTTAAVTWSGSTVFPGGEVRPATRTPNVLIVSPVQPAGAFKLLDWTVVGIYFLLVIAISVVVSRNMKNTTSEFFLGGNKIPWWAAGLSIFGSKLSALTFIAIPAKAYATDWIYLLSNLMIVAVAPVIIYFYLPYFRKLKITSVYEYLGIRFNAKVKFLGSLNFVIFQISRLGIVIYLPALVLSTVTGVDIWLCIIGTSIITTAYSISGGIEAVIWTEVMQVGVLLGGALLTLVFIAHSVDGGMTQIIKEAATHNKLRVGILSWNHMEPVLWVVFIGGFLTQLVTYSSDQVVVQRYLTTATEKEARRSIYTNAILVIPASLIFFSVGTALWVYYRHNPTMLNPHGRTDDVFPWFISHQLPAGLSGLVIAGLFAATMSTIGSSMNSIATVITTDFYKPYKSNSTDKECFAFARKATLVLGVLGCMIAIYLVTRQDASIFDQYLKIIGLFGGCLAGMFVAGIFFPKINGNGILIGFIVSSAALYFIQAANVMNFFLYPVLAILLCVATGYLFSVLLPEKKSDQSN
- a CDS encoding glycoside hydrolase family 2 protein — encoded protein: MGKKLLFIYILISALMIARIRVYAQDRNPDGSIPLNDNWSFYFTYDVRPKPNLSKVTLPHTWNANEAKAGKMNYTRQSGTYIKKLFLKPEWANKRVFLYFEGANSVADVFINQKFTGEHKGGYTRFCFEITDQLVFNQENTITVQVSNAYRMDVLPLSGDFNVYGGIHRPVALLIKEKNCISPLDHASSGVYFVQKRVSKQSAAVEAQVKLSLKGHHQGLKLRTTLFTNAGAKVLTKTTDITNDSVAYQQLLIDKPHLWNGKEDPYLYHARVELLDGNRVSDSVNEEIGFRYFSVDAQNGFFLNGKYLDLHGLGRHEDVEGKGSALTAADEDTDINLIKKIGATALRLTHYPQGKYFYELCDRNGLIVWTEIPLVGPGGYTGPGYIANPLLQQHAKDVLVELIRQNYNHPSICFWGLFNELKLDYDDPIPFLTALKKVAKKEDPTRLTTCASFLDNDSFNEVTDLIAWNKYYGWYGGVPDDLGKWADKMHRKYPLKPIAVSEYGAGASPYKHAYPLVRPSAGGKFHPEEWQTLFHEKNWEQLNTRKYIWGKFIWVLADFGSAIRDEGDDNGINDKGLVTYDRKIVKDAFYFYKANWNTEPMVYITERRFTDRTVTATAIKVYTNFPDAELFLNGVSFGRKSADSLHRVIWDNILLKNGSNTVRVVAQNQNVKLEDSCIWMLK